A single region of the Hyphomonas adhaerens MHS-3 genome encodes:
- a CDS encoding VOC family protein, protein MIGYVTLGTTDLARGAKFYDAIAKEMGTGRMMEVDQFIAWGTPDGPAGVALTYPWDQNPASVGNGTMVALQADSKAQVDRIYDIAMANGGKDEGAPGQRSEAFYAGYFRDPDGNKLNAFFTG, encoded by the coding sequence ATGATTGGATATGTAACCCTGGGAACAACGGATTTGGCGCGCGGCGCGAAATTCTACGATGCCATCGCAAAAGAGATGGGCACCGGGCGCATGATGGAGGTCGACCAATTCATCGCCTGGGGCACACCGGACGGACCCGCCGGCGTGGCCCTCACCTATCCGTGGGACCAGAACCCGGCCTCGGTCGGCAATGGCACGATGGTCGCGCTGCAGGCCGACAGCAAGGCGCAGGTCGACCGGATCTATGACATCGCAATGGCGAATGGCGGCAAGGACGAAGGCGCGCCGGGCCAGCGGTCCGAAGCATTCTATGCGGGCTATTTCCGGGATCCGGATGGCAACAAGCTGAACGCTTTCTTCACCGGCTGA
- a CDS encoding SDR family oxidoreductase, with protein sequence MGRVSGKMALITGGAQGLGEATARMFAREGAKVAVTDVNGAGAEAVAASINEEHGAGTAFAWQHDVTDAARWQDVLKEAHAAMGGLNVLVNNAGIGSLGSVEDEDYETFKKVQAVDVDSIFLGCKYAIPLMRDHGLGSIINISSIAGIIASANYVSYNTAKAAVRHISKSIALHCAKSTGGQIRCNSVHPVFINTPILDRTKEMFGEEEALAKLGRQIPLGKVGEPDDIAYAVLYLASDESKLVTGIELKVDGGISAM encoded by the coding sequence ATGGGACGGGTTTCAGGAAAAATGGCGCTAATCACCGGCGGCGCACAGGGGCTGGGCGAAGCGACCGCCCGCATGTTTGCGCGCGAAGGGGCGAAGGTCGCCGTGACCGACGTCAATGGCGCAGGCGCCGAAGCTGTCGCGGCCTCCATCAATGAAGAACATGGGGCCGGCACCGCCTTCGCCTGGCAACATGACGTGACCGATGCCGCCCGCTGGCAGGACGTGCTGAAAGAGGCCCATGCCGCGATGGGCGGGCTCAACGTTCTGGTCAACAATGCGGGTATCGGCTCGCTCGGCTCGGTCGAGGACGAAGACTATGAGACCTTCAAGAAGGTGCAGGCCGTCGACGTCGACTCGATCTTCCTCGGCTGCAAGTACGCGATCCCGCTGATGCGCGACCATGGCCTCGGTTCGATCATCAACATTTCCTCCATCGCGGGCATCATCGCCAGCGCGAATTATGTTTCCTACAACACGGCCAAGGCGGCGGTGCGGCACATTTCGAAGTCGATTGCCCTGCATTGCGCAAAGTCGACCGGCGGCCAGATCCGCTGCAACTCGGTGCACCCAGTCTTCATCAACACGCCGATCCTGGACCGGACCAAGGAAATGTTCGGCGAGGAAGAAGCCCTTGCGAAACTCGGCCGCCAGATCCCGCTCGGCAAGGTCGGTGAGCCGGACGATATCGCCTATGCCGTGCTGTATCTCGCTTCTGACGAGAGCAAGCTGGTCACCGGGATTGAGCTGAAAGTGGATGGCGGCATCTCGGCGATGTAA
- a CDS encoding sigma factor-like helix-turn-helix DNA-binding protein, protein MILAQAYETNLDRLRRYAAFSCGSEGLGDGVVSEALEDVLTTVSSAENANLIALFQKLDATLRNTPHGEGSMFAELGRWRQLTPRERRVIMLYILEGFSSRDVVRITGMGRGEVKAIIARARMIYADRFPVRIGLIGGDAELRETIEAALLPVGHRLLWAVTPEDAADPAALPPASLVVIAHEGDTPEKGPQSALDLCSGHACPVILAFDGATEDRLNSRYWTMPLDGLDDATLFNSILVRALLFSG, encoded by the coding sequence ATGATCTTAGCCCAGGCCTATGAAACCAATCTGGACCGTCTCCGGCGCTATGCGGCATTTTCGTGCGGCAGCGAGGGGCTGGGCGATGGGGTTGTGTCTGAAGCCCTGGAAGATGTGCTGACCACGGTTTCCTCCGCAGAAAACGCCAATCTCATCGCGCTGTTCCAGAAGCTGGATGCAACCTTGCGGAACACGCCGCATGGCGAAGGCTCCATGTTTGCCGAACTGGGGCGCTGGCGGCAACTGACTCCGCGGGAGCGGCGGGTCATCATGCTTTACATCCTCGAAGGGTTCTCCAGCCGGGACGTTGTGCGGATCACCGGCATGGGCCGCGGGGAAGTGAAGGCGATCATTGCCCGGGCCCGCATGATTTACGCGGACCGGTTTCCGGTCCGGATTGGCCTGATCGGCGGCGATGCCGAGCTGCGCGAGACCATCGAGGCCGCGCTCTTGCCGGTCGGCCACAGACTGCTCTGGGCCGTGACGCCGGAGGATGCGGCAGACCCGGCCGCGCTTCCGCCCGCCAGCCTGGTCGTGATCGCCCATGAAGGCGACACGCCGGAAAAGGGGCCGCAAAGCGCGCTCGACCTTTGCAGCGGCCATGCCTGTCCGGTCATCCTGGCGTTTGATGGGGCAACGGAAGACCGGCTGAACAGCCGCTACTGGACGATGCCGCTGGACGGGCTGGACGATGCCACGCTGTTCAACAGCATACTGGTCCGCGCGCTGCTTTTTTCCGGCTGA
- the mtgA gene encoding monofunctional biosynthetic peptidoglycan transglycosylase — protein MKKKPTAKPPAKPPEMSQGRGLMTYLGWALKFALGLFVGVHIYALVLKAAPVPGTMLMAQRAIGGEKIRRQMVSIDDISPNLVLAVIAAEDSRFCQHTGVDPDAIEQAISDYKQGKGLRGASTITQQTAKNVFLWNGGGFARKAVEAWFATFIDGMWGKRRVMEAYLNVAEWGDGIFGAEAAAEARFGKSAADLTEREAALLAAVLPSPNKWRLDPPGPYVSKRASTLQARMRVVRSEGLAACVLDAQDVRRSAPKRPAKPQAPAPQEPRPQVQPETPAARPSLPALPPPPEEGAGNLPETAPQDEAVTESPDEFDSFLQDAEDRFREQETPPAPAEDPTPDASSDPGPEPADTDEAPASGPTDLRPRDGTPG, from the coding sequence ATGAAGAAGAAGCCGACGGCAAAGCCGCCCGCAAAGCCTCCAGAAATGTCTCAGGGCCGCGGCCTGATGACCTATCTGGGCTGGGCGCTGAAATTCGCGCTCGGCCTGTTCGTGGGCGTGCATATCTATGCGCTAGTGCTGAAGGCCGCGCCGGTGCCGGGCACGATGCTGATGGCCCAGCGGGCGATCGGCGGCGAGAAGATCCGGCGGCAGATGGTTTCCATCGACGATATTTCTCCCAATCTGGTCCTCGCCGTGATCGCGGCGGAGGATTCGCGCTTCTGCCAGCATACCGGCGTCGATCCGGATGCGATCGAGCAGGCGATCAGCGACTACAAGCAGGGCAAAGGCCTGCGCGGGGCGTCCACCATCACCCAGCAGACGGCGAAAAACGTCTTCCTCTGGAATGGCGGCGGCTTTGCCCGCAAGGCGGTCGAGGCCTGGTTTGCGACGTTTATCGACGGCATGTGGGGCAAGCGCCGGGTGATGGAAGCCTATCTGAACGTCGCCGAATGGGGCGACGGGATTTTCGGGGCCGAAGCGGCGGCAGAGGCCCGGTTCGGCAAATCGGCCGCCGACCTCACAGAGCGCGAAGCGGCGCTGCTGGCGGCCGTGCTGCCCAGCCCGAACAAATGGCGCCTCGATCCGCCGGGGCCGTATGTCTCCAAACGTGCCAGCACGCTGCAGGCCCGCATGCGGGTCGTCCGCTCCGAAGGGCTGGCCGCCTGCGTGCTGGACGCGCAGGACGTGCGCCGGTCCGCGCCGAAACGTCCGGCAAAGCCGCAAGCCCCCGCACCGCAGGAGCCCCGTCCGCAGGTCCAGCCGGAAACCCCTGCCGCGCGGCCCTCGCTGCCGGCCCTGCCGCCACCTCCGGAAGAGGGGGCGGGAAACCTGCCGGAGACGGCGCCGCAGGATGAGGCGGTGACAGAGAGCCCGGATGAGTTCGACAGTTTCCTGCAGGACGCCGAAGACCGTTTCCGGGAGCAGGAGACACCGCCGGCGCCCGCAGAAGACCCCACACCAGACGCCTCCTCAGACCCAGGCCCTGAACCGGCAGACACAGACGAGGCGCCAGCATCCGGGCCAACGGATTTGCGCCCCCGGGACGGCACGCCCGGATAA
- a CDS encoding HAD-IA family hydrolase — MTKIFKAVIWDFGGVFTSSPFDAFARYEAEQGLPQNFIRTVNATNPLDNAWAKLEQSKVDAAEFDGLFRAESKALGHEVPGADVLKLLSGSLRPRVVEALKVCKSHGKVGCITNNAPIGKGASMTNDEKKAADLAHVFDQFDHLIESSKLGIRKPDPRIYALMCEALEVDPSDCVYLDDLGINLKPARAMGMTTIKVLGEDQLLEDLKSATGYAVV; from the coding sequence ATGACAAAGATTTTCAAGGCCGTAATCTGGGATTTCGGGGGCGTTTTTACCTCCTCACCCTTCGACGCATTCGCCCGCTATGAAGCCGAACAGGGGCTCCCCCAGAACTTCATCCGCACGGTCAATGCCACCAATCCGCTGGACAATGCCTGGGCCAAGCTGGAACAGAGCAAGGTCGACGCGGCCGAGTTCGACGGCCTGTTCCGTGCGGAATCGAAGGCCCTTGGCCATGAAGTGCCCGGCGCCGACGTGCTGAAGCTGCTGTCGGGGTCGCTCCGCCCGCGCGTCGTGGAGGCGCTGAAAGTCTGCAAGTCGCACGGCAAGGTCGGGTGCATCACCAACAATGCGCCCATCGGGAAGGGCGCCTCGATGACCAATGACGAGAAGAAGGCCGCAGACCTTGCCCATGTGTTCGATCAGTTCGACCATCTGATCGAAAGCTCCAAGCTCGGCATCCGCAAGCCCGATCCGCGGATCTACGCCCTGATGTGCGAGGCGCTGGAGGTCGACCCGTCCGATTGCGTCTATCTCGACGATCTCGGCATCAATCTGAAACCGGCCCGCGCCATGGGCATGACCACGATCAAGGTGCTGGGCGAAGACCAGCTGCTCGAAGATCTCAAATCGGCGACGGGATATGCGGTCGTCTAG
- the queG gene encoding tRNA epoxyqueuosine(34) reductase QueG: MPTLISDPADRATFARQHALSLGFDAVGIARADEAWAASERLEAFVAAGHHGTMEWMETTLERRRTPVSMWVGAKSAVTVALNYGPDHDPMETLKQREAGNISVYARGKDYHDTLKSRLKQFAREFVAKTGAEVKVFVDTAPLMEKPLAAKAGLGWQGKHTNLVSRELGSWFFLGVMLTDAELPPDTPETDHCGSCRNCLDICPTRAFPAPYQLDARRCISYLTIEHKGPIPEEFRTAMGNRIYGCDDCLAVCPWNKFASAAREAAFHARAELKLPGLDELAALDDAAFREVFSGSPIKRIGRDRFVRNVCIAIGNSDAPRFVPLLEGLTRDTSALVRGAAAWALLQLDAERFSLARSQNASGETDPDVLREWNRGA, encoded by the coding sequence ATGCCGACCTTGATTTCTGACCCGGCCGACCGCGCCACATTTGCCAGGCAGCATGCCCTTTCGCTCGGTTTCGATGCGGTGGGCATTGCGCGGGCTGATGAAGCCTGGGCGGCGTCGGAGCGGCTGGAGGCCTTTGTCGCGGCGGGCCATCACGGCACGATGGAGTGGATGGAGACGACGCTGGAACGGCGCCGGACGCCGGTCTCCATGTGGGTGGGCGCAAAGTCCGCCGTCACCGTCGCGCTGAATTATGGCCCCGATCATGACCCGATGGAGACGCTGAAGCAGCGTGAGGCCGGGAACATCTCCGTCTATGCGCGGGGGAAGGATTATCACGACACGCTGAAATCCCGCCTGAAACAGTTCGCCAGGGAATTCGTGGCGAAGACCGGCGCGGAGGTGAAGGTCTTTGTCGACACCGCCCCGCTGATGGAGAAGCCGCTGGCGGCGAAGGCCGGGCTTGGCTGGCAGGGCAAACATACGAACCTTGTCAGCCGGGAGCTGGGCTCGTGGTTCTTCCTCGGTGTGATGCTGACGGACGCGGAACTCCCCCCCGATACGCCAGAGACAGACCATTGCGGCAGCTGCCGGAACTGTCTCGACATCTGCCCGACCCGGGCCTTTCCGGCGCCGTACCAGCTCGATGCGCGGCGGTGCATTTCGTATCTCACCATCGAGCACAAGGGCCCGATCCCGGAAGAATTTCGTACGGCGATGGGCAACCGGATATATGGCTGTGACGATTGTCTCGCCGTCTGCCCCTGGAACAAGTTTGCCAGCGCTGCCCGCGAGGCGGCCTTTCATGCGCGGGCCGAGCTGAAGCTGCCGGGCCTCGACGAACTGGCGGCGCTGGACGACGCGGCTTTCCGCGAAGTCTTCTCCGGATCACCCATCAAACGCATCGGGCGGGACCGGTTTGTGCGCAATGTCTGCATTGCGATCGGGAACTCGGATGCGCCCCGGTTCGTTCCCCTGCTCGAAGGCCTGACGCGGGATACGTCTGCGCTTGTGCGCGGGGCGGCTGCATGGGCCCTCTTGCAACTGGATGCGGAGCGGTTCTCTCTCGCCCGTTCGCAGAACGCGTCCGGGGAAACCGACCCCGATGTGCTGAGGGAATGGAACAGAGGCGCATGA
- a CDS encoding SDR family NAD(P)-dependent oxidoreductase gives MGVLEGKVVLVTGGGNGIGKETALLAAKEGAKVVVNDLGGSLSGDDPGDAGPAEKVAAEIRAAGGEAVSNSDSVTDFKAVEGMIEQAKDTFGDLNAVINPAGILRDKMFHKMSEDDWDAVIDVHLRGSFNVTRAAVELFREKEDGAFVLFTSTTGLIGNVGQANYAAAKLGIVGLSRIIAMEGERKNVRSNVIAPFAWTRMIASIPVKDEAGAQRVNRMKEGMRADQVAQVAVALCADKAKNVSGQIFGVRGNEVVLFSQPRPVKSVARLEGWDPESLIDQCMPAMQADFTDMGPTSSVFPYDPI, from the coding sequence ATGGGCGTGCTTGAGGGCAAAGTGGTCCTGGTGACCGGCGGCGGCAACGGAATTGGCAAGGAAACGGCACTTCTCGCCGCAAAGGAAGGCGCGAAAGTCGTCGTCAACGACCTCGGCGGCAGCCTGTCGGGCGATGATCCGGGTGATGCCGGCCCGGCCGAGAAAGTCGCGGCAGAGATCCGCGCAGCCGGCGGTGAAGCGGTCTCCAACTCCGACAGCGTCACCGACTTCAAAGCCGTCGAAGGCATGATCGAACAGGCCAAGGACACGTTCGGTGACCTGAACGCCGTCATCAACCCGGCCGGGATCCTGCGGGACAAGATGTTCCACAAGATGTCCGAAGACGACTGGGATGCCGTGATCGACGTGCACCTGCGCGGCAGCTTCAACGTCACCCGCGCCGCCGTTGAACTCTTCCGCGAGAAGGAAGATGGCGCCTTCGTGCTGTTCACCTCCACCACCGGCCTGATCGGCAATGTCGGCCAGGCGAACTATGCCGCGGCCAAGCTCGGCATTGTCGGCCTGTCGCGCATCATCGCCATGGAAGGCGAGCGCAAGAATGTCCGCTCGAACGTCATCGCCCCCTTCGCCTGGACGCGCATGATCGCATCCATCCCGGTGAAGGACGAGGCCGGCGCCCAGCGCGTCAACCGGATGAAGGAAGGCATGCGGGCCGACCAGGTCGCCCAGGTCGCCGTCGCCCTCTGCGCCGACAAGGCCAAGAACGTGTCCGGCCAGATCTTCGGTGTGCGCGGCAATGAAGTCGTGCTGTTCAGCCAGCCGCGCCCGGTGAAATCCGTCGCCCGCCTCGAAGGCTGGGATCCGGAATCGCTGATCGACCAGTGCATGCCGGCCATGCAGGCCGACTTCACCGACATGGGCCCGACGTCCAGCGTCTTCCCGTACGACCCGATCTAG
- a CDS encoding M1 family metallopeptidase: MKSRFSSALLASAAAFVLVSACSTPTDTVASAAEPVATAAQAPVLQAEIPKGQLPTGVRPAAYRLDLVTDPYADTFTGYEEIDLNLDKPHSRIWLHALGPDVSAIKAVLPDGMEIAATFTPNETPDGVARVDFDAPLPAGEATLIAEYEAPYNHHLAGLYKVEQGGLPYLVTQFEDIDARRMFLSFDEPRFKTPYTLTVTAPAAMEVAANGAETEAEDLGDGMVRHHFATTRPIQSYLVALMVGPYDKVIGEPIPATDLRPEAVPLRGFAPAGKGEKLAAALDITDEMVEWQESYFDYPYPYGKLDLIAAADFAYGAMENAGAIVYRESALLIDDRTSLARRLAIYSTHAHELGHQWFGNLVTPAWWNDIWLNEAFATWISTKTMAAIEPDGDWTLGPILSSLEAMPTDSLLSTRQVRNPILTTGDIGDAFDSITYRKGGSVLNMFETYLGEETFRDGIRLHMRRFEDGVATTEDFMQSLADGSGQPDVASSFTSFISQPGIPFLDVDVTCSAATGGELTVTQSRYAPLGSRIDTEAQTWEIPFAARVHDASGDHVVRQILSDKTTTIALDACPDWVMPNAGGAGYWRFGTDADNAAALQANYASLSPAEQMMLLDSIGAGFDAGKLTAADLVASLETSAGGSAAAMYSSIDMIAPLKAMLDEDGKAQLANWIETTYGPVWTYLSERPATALSTSEHLLAPALWNLLLEDGNRADDRAEIAGRAKAYLGIGQDADPAALPAEDLYAAVAAGVENGDRDFYQGAIDFVRNSENQTERATILSAIAGEGTPEIVTDLFKLSLGDDISGNELYSIYNYSIANPKAQSTIWPMVKDNFENILAKIPVIRKPQTAKAAGAFCTADGVADAKSFFESKAGMIPGYERSLAQGVERGENCSALRANAAEQVQVIFAED; encoded by the coding sequence ATGAAATCCAGATTCTCGTCCGCTCTCCTTGCAAGTGCCGCCGCCTTTGTTTTGGTGTCTGCCTGCAGCACACCAACCGATACGGTCGCGTCTGCTGCCGAACCTGTTGCAACGGCGGCGCAGGCGCCCGTTCTCCAGGCCGAAATCCCGAAGGGCCAGCTGCCCACCGGCGTCCGTCCGGCGGCTTACCGGCTGGACCTGGTGACGGATCCGTATGCTGACACGTTCACCGGATACGAAGAGATCGATCTCAATCTGGACAAGCCACATTCGCGCATCTGGCTGCACGCCCTTGGCCCGGACGTCTCCGCGATCAAGGCTGTCCTGCCGGACGGGATGGAAATCGCCGCCACCTTCACGCCAAACGAAACGCCTGACGGTGTTGCACGCGTCGATTTCGATGCACCGCTCCCCGCCGGGGAAGCGACGCTGATCGCCGAATACGAAGCACCGTACAACCATCACCTCGCCGGTCTCTACAAGGTCGAACAGGGCGGCCTCCCCTATCTCGTCACCCAGTTCGAAGACATCGATGCGCGCCGCATGTTCCTGTCCTTCGACGAGCCGCGCTTCAAGACCCCCTACACGCTGACGGTCACTGCGCCGGCGGCAATGGAAGTCGCCGCCAACGGGGCGGAAACCGAAGCTGAAGACCTCGGTGACGGCATGGTCCGCCACCATTTTGCAACCACCCGGCCGATCCAGTCATATCTCGTCGCGCTGATGGTCGGCCCGTATGACAAAGTCATTGGCGAACCGATCCCGGCAACGGACCTTCGCCCGGAAGCGGTGCCGCTGCGCGGGTTTGCGCCTGCCGGCAAAGGTGAGAAACTCGCAGCCGCCCTCGACATCACCGACGAGATGGTCGAATGGCAGGAATCCTACTTCGATTATCCGTACCCATACGGAAAACTGGACCTGATCGCCGCAGCCGACTTTGCGTATGGCGCAATGGAAAATGCGGGGGCGATCGTTTACCGCGAATCAGCCTTGCTGATCGATGACCGGACCTCGCTTGCCCGGCGCCTCGCGATCTACAGCACGCATGCGCACGAGCTTGGCCACCAATGGTTCGGTAATCTCGTCACGCCAGCCTGGTGGAACGATATCTGGCTGAACGAGGCATTTGCGACCTGGATCAGCACCAAAACAATGGCCGCCATTGAACCCGATGGCGATTGGACACTCGGCCCCATTCTGTCGAGCCTGGAGGCGATGCCGACCGACAGCCTCCTCTCGACACGCCAGGTTCGCAATCCCATCCTGACCACGGGCGACATTGGCGACGCGTTCGACTCCATCACCTACCGCAAGGGCGGCAGCGTGCTGAACATGTTCGAGACCTATCTCGGCGAAGAGACATTCCGCGATGGCATCCGCCTGCACATGCGCCGGTTCGAAGATGGGGTCGCAACAACCGAAGACTTCATGCAAAGCCTGGCCGACGGCTCGGGCCAACCAGACGTCGCCTCCTCGTTTACCTCCTTCATTTCCCAGCCGGGCATTCCCTTCCTGGACGTTGATGTGACCTGCTCGGCGGCAACCGGCGGCGAATTGACGGTCACGCAAAGCCGTTACGCGCCGCTGGGCTCGCGGATCGATACGGAAGCCCAGACCTGGGAAATTCCGTTTGCCGCCCGCGTGCACGACGCATCCGGCGATCATGTCGTTCGCCAGATACTGTCAGACAAGACGACCACGATCGCCCTTGATGCTTGCCCGGACTGGGTGATGCCAAATGCCGGCGGCGCCGGTTACTGGCGATTTGGAACCGATGCGGACAATGCGGCCGCCCTGCAGGCCAATTACGCCTCGCTGAGCCCGGCGGAGCAGATGATGCTGCTCGATTCCATCGGCGCCGGATTCGACGCCGGCAAGCTGACCGCCGCCGATCTGGTCGCCAGTCTGGAAACGTCGGCCGGAGGATCGGCTGCGGCGATGTACTCCTCGATCGACATGATCGCACCACTGAAGGCGATGCTGGACGAGGATGGAAAGGCCCAGCTCGCCAACTGGATCGAGACGACCTACGGCCCGGTCTGGACCTATCTGTCCGAACGTCCGGCAACAGCGCTTTCGACGTCCGAGCACCTGCTCGCGCCTGCGCTCTGGAACCTGCTTCTGGAAGACGGCAACCGGGCCGATGACCGTGCAGAGATTGCCGGCCGTGCCAAGGCCTATCTGGGCATCGGCCAGGACGCCGATCCGGCCGCCTTGCCTGCGGAAGACCTCTACGCCGCCGTCGCCGCCGGCGTGGAGAACGGCGACCGGGACTTCTATCAGGGTGCGATCGACTTTGTCCGGAATTCGGAGAACCAGACCGAACGGGCCACCATCCTGTCTGCCATTGCAGGGGAAGGCACGCCAGAGATCGTGACCGACCTGTTCAAACTGTCCCTGGGCGATGATATCTCAGGCAACGAATTGTACTCGATCTACAACTACTCAATTGCCAACCCGAAGGCCCAGTCGACCATCTGGCCGATGGTCAAGGACAATTTCGAAAACATCCTGGCGAAGATCCCGGTGATCCGGAAGCCGCAGACGGCGAAAGCCGCCGGCGCGTTCTGCACGGCAGACGGAGTGGCCGACGCGAAATCCTTCTTTGAAAGCAAAGCCGGTATGATCCCGGGCTATGAACGCTCGCTGGCTCAGGGGGTTGAACGCGGCGAAAATTGCAGCGCGCTCAGAGCCAATGCCGCAGAACAGGTGCAAGTGATCTTCGCCGAAGATTGA
- a CDS encoding 4a-hydroxytetrahydrobiopterin dehydratase produces the protein MMTKTIGAEAALTALKGWTKGEGERDEIAKTFRFDDFKQAFAFMTATALKAEQMDHHPEWSNVYNRVEVVLTTHDADGVTTRDLELAGFMDALAARLG, from the coding sequence ATGATGACCAAGACAATTGGCGCCGAAGCGGCCCTGACCGCCCTCAAGGGCTGGACGAAAGGGGAGGGCGAACGCGACGAAATCGCCAAGACCTTCCGGTTCGACGATTTCAAGCAGGCCTTCGCCTTCATGACAGCCACCGCCCTGAAAGCCGAGCAGATGGATCACCACCCGGAATGGTCCAATGTCTACAACCGCGTCGAGGTTGTGCTGACCACGCATGACGCCGACGGCGTGACAACGCGCGACCTGGAGCTGGCAGGGTTTATGGACGCGCTGGCGGCCAGGCTGGGCTGA
- a CDS encoding MFS transporter, whose amino-acid sequence MDSDTPLLPLTRFQKMMIALGTVSMGAGMTINFVVVAPLAREAGLTEIQIAGILTFSSVLYTVFTPVWGRIADRVGRKRVMVFSLTAMGLANMAFLFALNAALAGLVTGLGAFALLAFVRTWFGFLAPGLQPAAMAAMTDATTPATRAGGLGMLGAAMSLGSILGPAGAAVLARIGALAPLWGTIVFNLIVAVLIAVALPATRPLPHEHKRPPPLSMRDPRVFPHLAFLFVYFVAVGMIQQTIGWFIADRYQFVDTPAQTAKQAVVLYTGLTMACTSVAIIVVQFGYVSRRQPDPRRILPIGLGLLAVGYISADLFHPFWMVMMAFGIVGIGAALAVPSANALGSLSVGRSEQAGAAALLASAPPAGFVVGPLLGSVLYMTNPSLPFLASAAVFCILSAYALLVTGKRPLSPG is encoded by the coding sequence ATGGACTCCGATACCCCCCTGTTGCCTCTCACCAGGTTCCAGAAAATGATGATCGCGCTGGGCACCGTGTCGATGGGCGCGGGCATGACGATCAATTTCGTCGTCGTCGCCCCGCTGGCCCGCGAAGCCGGCCTCACCGAGATCCAGATCGCGGGTATCCTGACCTTCTCATCCGTCCTCTACACGGTGTTCACGCCGGTCTGGGGCCGGATTGCCGACCGGGTGGGCCGCAAGCGGGTCATGGTGTTTTCGCTGACCGCCATGGGGCTGGCCAATATGGCCTTCCTGTTTGCGCTGAACGCCGCCCTCGCCGGCCTGGTGACGGGCCTCGGCGCCTTCGCCCTGCTGGCCTTTGTCAGGACATGGTTCGGTTTTCTCGCGCCCGGCCTGCAGCCTGCGGCGATGGCCGCGATGACCGATGCCACCACACCGGCCACCCGCGCAGGCGGGCTCGGCATGCTGGGCGCCGCGATGAGCCTCGGCTCCATTCTCGGCCCGGCAGGCGCCGCCGTCCTTGCCCGGATCGGGGCCCTGGCGCCGCTGTGGGGCACCATCGTGTTCAACCTGATCGTCGCGGTGCTTATCGCCGTGGCGCTGCCGGCGACGCGGCCCCTGCCGCATGAGCACAAACGTCCGCCGCCTCTGTCGATGCGCGACCCGCGGGTCTTCCCGCACCTTGCCTTCCTGTTCGTCTACTTCGTCGCCGTCGGCATGATCCAGCAGACGATCGGCTGGTTCATCGCCGACCGCTACCAGTTCGTTGATACACCTGCCCAGACGGCCAAACAGGCGGTGGTGCTGTATACCGGCCTGACCATGGCGTGCACTTCAGTCGCCATCATCGTGGTCCAGTTCGGCTACGTCTCCCGGCGCCAGCCCGATCCGCGGCGCATCCTGCCCATCGGCCTCGGCCTGCTGGCGGTCGGCTATATCTCGGCGGACCTGTTCCACCCCTTCTGGATGGTGATGATGGCCTTCGGCATTGTGGGGATCGGCGCTGCACTGGCCGTACCGTCCGCCAATGCCCTCGGCAGCCTGTCCGTGGGCCGGTCCGAACAGGCCGGCGCGGCCGCCTTGCTGGCCTCTGCCCCGCCGGCCGGATTTGTCGTCGGGCCCCTGCTCGGCTCAGTCCTCTACATGACGAACCCCAGCCTGCCTTTCCTGGCCTCGGCCGCTGTCTTCTGTATACTGAGTGCCTACGCCCTGCTGGTGACCGGCAAGCGGCCACTCAGTCCAGGGTGA
- a CDS encoding glutathione S-transferase family protein — protein sequence MIRLYHWCLDPAGRLVRLCLAEKGLGFETVESSPWAPHPDLKLLGPGAVAPALLQEGTGGRIVAVGTRAICEFLEESVEGEHLLPLHPGQRAEARRLWAWVEQGFEEVTDTLLTERVMQWVRRDRQPDSEKLRRGAHTLRGRLTFLNALVETHGFIAGRDLTLADLAAAAHLSACDYFGDIQWEAVPDLRTWYARIKSRPSFRPLLADRLDAVRPSPHYADLDF from the coding sequence ATGATCCGACTTTATCACTGGTGCCTTGATCCGGCCGGACGGCTGGTTCGACTCTGCCTGGCCGAAAAAGGTCTGGGTTTTGAAACAGTTGAGTCCTCGCCCTGGGCGCCGCATCCGGATCTCAAATTGCTCGGTCCGGGCGCCGTGGCGCCAGCCCTGCTCCAGGAAGGGACCGGCGGACGGATCGTCGCGGTCGGCACGCGGGCGATCTGCGAATTCCTCGAAGAATCGGTAGAGGGTGAGCATCTGCTGCCTCTCCATCCCGGACAGCGTGCGGAGGCGCGGCGCCTCTGGGCCTGGGTGGAGCAGGGGTTCGAGGAAGTGACCGACACATTGCTGACGGAACGCGTGATGCAATGGGTGCGGCGCGACCGGCAGCCGGATTCGGAGAAACTCCGCCGGGGTGCGCACACGCTGCGCGGGCGGCTGACATTCCTCAACGCACTGGTGGAAACCCATGGCTTCATCGCCGGGCGGGACCTGACGCTGGCAGATCTTGCGGCGGCGGCGCATCTTTCGGCCTGCGATTACTTCGGAGACATCCAGTGGGAAGCCGTGCCGGACCTTCGCACCTGGTATGCGCGGATAAAGTCGCGGCCGAGCTTCCGTCCGCTGCTTGCCGACCGGCTGGACGCCGTGCGACCTTCTCCGCACTATGCCGACCTTGATTTCTGA